ATTTGACCAATTTACATTTATCAAATAACTGATTTCACAAAATGCTTGACTTTATCTGAAACATGCTGTAGCCTACCTAATTATAGtctaaacagtttgcaatggtccagagttattcctcacttaccttatgcattctgagcatcccaattattcactgtgatgtgtTGATGTAGTGATGGTAAAACatgcaacagaaaacactttataatcagatgcagacaatacacagcAGAGCTACTTTGAATTTAAATAgctttaaaataagaaaaaaaaaataggttgTATAAATATTCTTCTTCAAATAATTGTTAATAatcgtgcttttttttttttttttttcttaattaagcAGCTCTATCTGACCTCCTGATGTGTTAGCTTAAAAAGACTCAGTACAATATAGTGAAACAAGTAAGAAATGTTTTGAAGCAGGTTAATTGATGTAGGTATGTCAACTCTTACTTAgtcaaactgctcaaatcaagattattattctgaagtcattttaacttgtgtagaaatgtagtttttttttgcgGTACTTGCCTTTTCAGGAGCCTTGTGATCATGAAAAGTGTCCATGCTTTTTATGGCGTCCCAGAATTCCCTTGTCTTGTATGAACTCAAATGTCAGGCTCAAATTAAGGAGCTGTACTAAcacaaaacatgtttacatcgtacatttttaaaaagcatcGTCCTCACATCGCGACCGCAGCCTTGTGACATAAACATTAAAGAGGCTACAGTTTTTGAACTTCAGCCGACGATTATGTGTTGTAAAATTGGctgacacattttaaataaggcttgtatttatattttgtatttaaaacatttttttgtatttattttttttaagatgcactatgtaactttttcacccccttgtctccatggagatatttttactttgcctggaatgtttcacagtatggcattaaactaatttatTGTGTCCATGTAGATGCcaacaggtcaggtctgtggagtggcagaccCAGTTGAAGTAAGATGATTATTAAGGTAACCGTAAGCAACAAAAAACCCAGTAATGATATAAATACTAgactagatatgtttaatgccataccatgggacattctaggcaaagcaataacatcccgaGGTTGGCGACCCTcaactaaaaagttacatagtttatCTTTAAATTATATAGATCTATTAGAATATCTAATGTCAAATGTCAATCGGACGGCAgcttattacaaaaaaaaaaaaaaaaaaggaattaaaTTGTATCAggaattttttttataattttcacTGTTAGATCCTCATTCAAAAGTGTGTTTactttttagacctggtttagtcctggtttagaccaagtttacattttaaacgtATTTCTTTTCCTTGCTTAGTTATGTTAAAGGTTACATTTGTAAAGATTATTTTGGGGGTAGTAAAAAgtttgaaacacatttttgaagcTACATTTTGGTCTCAGTGTTGAGCTTTGTGAGGAAGGAGGTTGACCATATTGTTCGTTATGTCATTTCTGTGCACTCGTCCTGAAACTGTTTTTGTTGATCCCTGATGCTCATTTTCTGCTATCTGGAACCCTCCACTTTCTTCTAACAGTGATATAACTAAGGAGGTGATCAAAAAGACTCCAAAAGAGACttcattttatataaaaactgCCTTGAAGAAATATGGGATGAACCAAAGTGCATGTTTAAACTTCTGGACGGAAGGGAGCCAAGCATGAACGCTGTGTGGACTTTTGAGGAGGAAAATGGACTAAAACTGCGATAACTTTTGCCTGTTGTCGATGATATGGCGCTTTTTTATACCATTGGCCACTAGAGGTCGCCCTTCGACTACTcttgtttttccttttatagtttatagtatTAGTAACGAGGTGccacatatatttattcattattttaattttttttttaagaaaagggaatattttttgtgattttttttgtgagttattatttattactttattaaaatcaaaagTAGCTCTTGGGACATTTGTTATTATATCATATGATAAAAATAAGGTGAtattttgtaattgttttttcaaactgttcaatttaaaactaaaagtgatatttttatttaaatttgaggAGTATAGTCAATTGTTCACGGAATAAGTGTCACTGAGTGTGTGAGTTTGAATGGGCAAATAAAGAGTATCGGAAATCTATTGTTGAAATTCATTATAATGTATCATTTTGGAAGATTTTAGGTgcatttaaagatgtactatgtaacttttgtgttaAAGGATCTgttgcctgcttgtcttcatggagatgttctaaAATGTGTGTAAAGACAGGTGCGCACATACTAAGATTGCAGGTTTTTAGAAATACTGGTTacaatccaggcaaagaaataacatctccatggacacaagtagATGGCAAACacttcaccagaaatgttacacagtgcacctttaatgatgtGGTAAATTGTGTTGCGTTTATGTTGAgaagttgaaaaatatgaaaaatacataCTTACTGTTCAATAAGGATTAAAGGtgtacttgcttgtctccatgaaggtgCTGCTTTGAccgaatattccacagtatcgcATTAAACTTGCATATCTCCTACGAAGATGTCGCCAggtcaagtcacaggtcagatctgtggagcggcaaGCTCATGGTagaatgccgtactgtggaacacacCAGGCAGTATAAAGTATAATGATCATTGTCCACTATAATGTGTGGCTGTAAATGAAAGATTGTGATAgaaatattcatcaaaaacattcactATCTGGGagtcaaaaaataaagaaatatgttTGGAgctattcatttttgttttgcagtaaaaataacttactggacatattttttacagtcCTGTTGTAACTTGCCCACCCCTTTCCTCTTTGGACCCATGTGTCAATCCCGTTCAGTGCCTCAGTGTCTATGTGCTTTAAGATAACAGGGCAACAATGGCGAAGCTAAAAATGGGAATCCAAAGGGAAAACTTGGCTAATTGTAACTCGGTGGGGCTCTCACTTTAGCCTGTCTGCAAACATGATATACAGTTCAAACATAATGCAAGGATGCAGTCATTTAAGGACTTAGGAAAAACACTGGGAGCTAGTTGGTTTCTCAGGGGACGAGGTGCAGCAGTGATCTCATAAGAAAACATCtgggactaaaataaaagtatggaAAAAGACTGGAAAGCATCATTTAAAGGTGtacatttgtttactttgtctagaatgttcctcagtatggcattaattaaacttttccattgagacaagcaagacaagctggtcagatctgtggagaggaagtgaatgggtgagtggttccttgataaaAACtgacatataaaaatgtgaccattaccatagaagtttaatgctatactgtagaacattcgtggaaaaacaataacatctccatagtgacaagcaGGCAGAAAACCATGCACCGTAAAAGGCAAAAAGTGCCCCATTAagaaaatgcaatattttggTGTGCTTTATAGTCGCTATATGAACACTCGTCCTCAGTATTTGACCCACTGTTCAATGGCACTGGGTGAGGAGCAGTGAGTGAACCCGACTCGAAGTCAGAAGTATCTGGAGGATTTGtgcattgtgcatgttttgatgagAGCAACTAGAGTACCCAgaggcagtggtggatgaagtattcaGTTGTGTTAAGCAAATGCACAGATACAGAGGAAAACGTTACTCATGTACAAgtaaaatcacatgaaaaaagtaccTTGAGTACCTTtgagtacctgtttaaaaatccactttaaaagtaaaagtaaaagtgctgttcatttgttaaagagtaaatgtaatgatattgattaaaaattataccattacaatacaaatcaataatgaatgaattgtgtatttatttttgttttgctcaaagctgaagctttgggatggatgttaccacaaacattgtaaaaataaacatctgaaatcatatgaaaagtactttttacttttcagtccagctcaaaaatgtagtggaatagaaagtacaggttCCTGCTCTGTAAtgaactgaagtaaaagtaaaaagtatgattgtaaaatgtacttgagtaaagtacaaatacctaaaaattctccttaagaacagtactttactaattgaacttcattaccttccaccactgcctggaggagacagagacacagggagaacatacaaactccatgCAGAAAAAATCCTGTATTAAAATACTTAAGTTATTCAGACATGGGTtaatagtacttgtagtactccTATGGCACCCTGGCACCTATGAAAATGTTTGGCCAAGcttataacaggactattccaggtctaaactagggctaaagacactcaaaaagatgagaggaattctaaaccaggattaagaaGTGGATTAAATATAGATAAAACTGACACTAACTTATCCAGATACTTGAACTGAGAATACACATAAAGTTTGGTATTTTCAATTACATTATTACGTTctaatttcagttttaaaatcatGAATTACCTACAAGTGTATTCAGATGCAGTCATTTTAGTATTTAAAATGAGTTACTTCCACTCACTTACAATAGGCATAATAGACAGAAACCCAGTCAATGCAATGCTTTTATAGACCTTTAATCTCACCACTTTCCCAAACCCACACATGCTAAAAGAATATCCAAAGAATTCAAAACAAGGACAGATAGTGAAAATAAAAGCAGCAAATCTGAACGTGACTTAGAGCACAGCAGAGTCTGGAgatgaaacacattcattttgcgTCCAGAGACTGCTGCCGGTGCATTGTCCCGGGCTGAAAATTGTCTTCCTGGAAACTAGTGGTTGTATcctgtcaaaacaaataaagaatgaatcaaTGTTACTCTATATTTAAGACAATGGTTTGTTGAAATGTACCaaactaaatgtacaatattagtAGAAAATGTGGAACATTTGACTGTACTGGTTCCTTTTCCAGTAAAGCTGTGACATTGTTGTGAAAATGTTGTCAGTGATTCACTTCAGCATTTCCATATAATTTATGGATGTCACACTGCTCATAGTTCATTTTATGCACCTGTCCTGAAGGTGGCAGTCCACTGAACGCTGCTGGAAACATTTTATCAGAAACGGAGAGCGATCGATGTGCTTCACAGGGGGTTGAAATCTAAAAGGAAACACATAAAAGgcaacaaattaaaaaatgatatttgatatgttttttatattttatatttatgaagaTGAGCATGCATTAGTAtgatattcccagcggtctcccatccaagtactaacaaGGCTCAGCCCTGCTTAGTTTCTGTTATTTgagagatcaggctttgacaaggtgTAAACATTAAACAGAACAGTGGTTTCAAACCATTTTAAGTAAGGACAGCACTAAACATACTTGAGGACCCTTGGAACAAGATATTCTTCCTTCTTTTGAATGTTTTCAAAATGACGCTTACAAGAGGACAGCTAACCCGCTGCACTCACTGTTTTGTTTGCAGGGCAGTGCTGTTGTGGGTGCAGTGTGGGCAGAGAGGTGTTGTAGAACAGGAGGCTCTGGTGGCAGTCCATGGAGCCGGAGGAGTGGGGGCGAAGCTCTGAGGCTGAGGCCGTCTGAGGCTTCGAGCTCCGGCCCAAACTGCACGACTTCCCCTCACGACGCTGATACTCTATCGGGGACTGTAGCGCTGCACAAGGGAAGAAGGTACATGAGAAAAATATAGTCAGTGTAATTAGCGTACAGTTGTTTTTGTATCTAAGCTGCTGAATCCAATCACATATCTTTgtattggagaacaaagtaagtacagagcagtgggcgtgtacaggtgaaagtgaaagtgaggaTTAATGGCAAAATGATgtattgaaaataagcaattaaaaattattcaaacatgcacaaatcatttcaaatacaactttgggtgagtaaatggtgaggagaaacaactataacatggttccaAGCTtggaaaagtcgattttgcctAACAggtagtttaggtgtttaggcACACtcctttgcatttatttttcatagGTTTAACTTTATGACACTGTTGAAGTCTTccatatttttcaaaatacctaaataaaaaatgttgtggTGGAAGTCTAACATCAATAAAATACCATTGAGAAAGTTCCTCTGTGTCTCTAGTATCTGGACCACGTCACTCCTCCAGGCCCTCTGCACCTCCACAGACGGGGTGGTCATGATGAACCGCGTCACTGTGCCGTTTGTACCACGTGATGTCAGCACCAAACAGCAGGGATCCTCGTCTGACAGCTGCTCCACGCCCAAACAACTCACCTGCAACAGTATGCACAGGGTTAGGGTGAAtctgagtatttttttatttgaaacttTGCATTTATGGGGATTGTCTTAATGAATTTTgactgttttgaatgtttaacGATGAACTAGATTCTGGTTATTTTAAGGAAACATTGTTATTGATGAAATATTAATGTTAGATCTGCTTTTATGTAATAAGCTCTTTGTTTTCTGTATCTGCCCAAGGACTGCAAAATGaggtctcatgctccctgaaccactctttcacaatttgagcccgatggaatatgcccgtgccatcagggaagaaaaaatccattgatggaataacctggtcatcagcacagactgttgctgaacctagacctgaccaactgcaggaggctcgtacctatttgcttgcttgttaaatccaggtggcgactctttttttggccagacagtgtataaAAGGcagttaataatgataataataataatgatgataattcAATAGGCTTAAATAGCACTTCTCTACTACAAACTACGGCTGCCCTATGACCAACTGATGGACACAAGTCTGCCAATCTGTGCTATCGGCCATCAGAAGATCCCAattacttacacacacacatatgcacactcATGTTGGGTACCCATGCTTTCTGGGGACATCAAGTTGACTTAAATTAATTTCCTTCAGAcagatcctaaccttaaccatagtgATCATTAGCCTAACCATAACCTAAACCTAGTTATATTTGAACTTTATGCCATGTTGCTAATCTAATAAGTCATGGGAACCAGATTTTATCCTCATAAGAAAAGCCGGTCCCCCATAATGTGATGTCAGTGTGTACCATATATAGATTATAGTCCTCACAATGTAATCAGAACCCACCCACGCACATACCATATTCACATATCGACAAGGtaggcgaagtgtcttgcccaagtacacacAGCACTGGTTGGAGCTAGAATCAAACAATGGCTGTTTCTAGTGAACATGCTAGTTGGTACCTTAATACTGTTCTTGAATGTGTATCCGGTCAGAGAAAGTCCCTTCTTCTTGTCGATGGGCTCGCTGAAGATGACCAGTTGTTCAAACAGAAAGACTCTCCTCTCACGGCTCCGGTTCAGGACGGCCCCCTCCAACTCCTCCGTCACCGAGAATGTGTCCTGCTGGAGGAGTTTACCCTGAGCTGTGATCTTACCCTGAAAACAGACCCCAACACAGGGATGAAACTTATTACATCTCCTggacaaaacaccaaaacaacagGTTTCTGAAGATATCAAAACTGTCTGTAGTGTTGTATAGGGGTGTGCAATTAATTAAATTCTAATAAAGATTGGGATTCGCTCATTTCTTATCGGGAATGATcagctttggtctttttaatctTTAGCCAATCCTTTGTTGGTAAAAGCATGTGGGGTGGAGCAGAGTTGAGACTTTGGAGGAATTTTGTTtactgtctgcatgtaattatgaagcgttttacTGTCCAAGTACTGGggagtgcgctgttagcatgctagtttttgttagcattaccgtgatggcaaaactcggcactgatctctgaaagttgtgaaaagcacttataaactcatcgtggtgaataattaggatgctcgggaATGCATAAGgacagtgaggaataactttggacactgcaaactttttaaaattaaatattaattgtagtagtagtaatagtagcagctgtagtagcagtagtagtagtagtagtagcagtagtagcagcattagtagtagttctgtttttcacattttaagtaaaaatcagtTACAGCTCCTTTAACGTCTGGATTGTTTGTTTCACTTTAACATCCTTCAgatctttatttttgtgtatgatCCTGAATCTGAAtttttaataatcattttaagggctgtgggtggagataagggataggtgaaaacagaacttttcagagcactcaagactcaaatgcaggacaaaacaagattactcaaacgcgCATGAATCAGTTGGAATACAAATGAGGGATAGCAAACataacgtggttaaaagctcataaaagttgatttggcATATGTCTCCATTGTCTATTTTGATTATCATCAGGATCACTGACTCCTGGCCCACACAGACACGGGGACATAATCTAGACTCATTGAAATCGCACGCTTTGCCGCTCTTGTTCATTGTTCTTCAGATGATATAATTTCCTCCTCACCTCGAAGCCCTGCAGCCGGCCCACATTCATCATGTCGTTACAGCGTTTGGGCACGAAGCATGTCACCTCCACCGCTCTCTGGAACACAGCAGGGAGGTAACAGACACATGTATaacactatttttatttaactcaTCAGTCTTATGTTTATTCTATTACCAGTGTTTTCTTATGAATAAAaagacaatatatttttgggtgAATAACATAATTTTCTCTCgctctttttgttttgaatctaaccaaatttaaaggtgcattatgtaatgtTTCTGCTGGAGGGTCTGCTGCCTGCTtacctccatggaaatgttatagctatttcctggaatgttccaaagtttagCTTCAAACTTATATATCCACTTTATTTCTATCAATATCCATATCTTTCAATGGTGTGAAGcatctgggatgagaatcagctcctccaaatccgaaaCCATGCTTCTTGACacggtgggtggagagtccttgcctcaagtggaggagttcaagtatctcggggtcttgttcacaagtgaggaaaggatggaatgtgagattgacaggcggatctgtgcagcatctgcagtgatgcgtcgctgtattggactgttgtggtaaagaaggagtcgaaaggcaaagctctcgatttaccagtcagtctacgtttctaccctcacctatggtcatgaactTTGGGTAATGATCGACGGGACAAGATCACAGGTACAACCTATCAAAAGGAGTTTCCtttgcagggtggctgggcactcccttagagatagtgaggagctcagtcacacgggagctgctcctccacgctgagaggagccagctgaggtggcttgggcatcagATCAGGatacctcctggacgcctccctagggaggtgtcctaCCGGGAGGAGggcctggggaagacccagaacaCGCTGAAAAGGCTATGCCTCTTGCCTGGCCTGGGAACTGGCCTTGGGGTTCCACCAGAGGAtttggaggacatgtctggggtgagggaagtccatgcttagactgctgacccCGTGAcatggccccagataagcagaagaaaatgggtgGATGGACCTTTCAGTGGATAGATTACACATTGCTTTTTTACTGTTTCCAATGGCATTCAcaaccacaatgataaaaacattaaacaaaaataatttctgGTCtttgacattaaaaacagacctgtagCTGCTCCACATTTCTTCCTGCTTTGCTGTAGTACTTCAGAAAAtcctgacaaaaaaataaaagtaaaagttagtaaaagggcccatattacactattttctaattTATGTTATTAGTGTATGTTGTATTTCTTCtctcaacagaaaacactctattccaccttgtgatgtcatgtggtaatacaggaggagctccattgtgtttttaaactccatacaccatcactagaatcatttggatgattttagacctggaattgccaatatctactgagctaaaggtaaacgAATACAAATACATGTGTAGTGAATCTTACCTTGAGCAACAGTTGATATTTCATGATCCTCTGAACAGGTTTGATGAGGAGGTCGTTGAGCTGCAGCCTGTGACCAAGCTGCTGTCTCAAATcctgatgaaacaaaaaaaaaaaaaaaaaaaaaaaaaatatatatatatacagtttttaCTTACATCTtttggtttatatatatatatatatatatatatatatatatatatatatatatatatatatatatatatatatatatatatatatatatatatatataaaccaaaAGATGTAAGTaaaaactgtatataaaaatgtaaatgtaaaaactgATCACCTCAAAGAAGGTTTCAATAAACTCAGAGACAAGGTATTCAGACTTGGGTTTGTTTTGGCAGTAGACCACATACATGTGGAGACGTCGCTCCTGCAAAATGATTAAGATCATTTAAAAAGACATAACTAATACAAATACATGCTACAGGGTGGACAATAGCaggatgaacattttaaaacacaatctgACCTTGTGTCAATCGGACAAACTGGTTATGATGCAGTTTCTTGTTGTTGGTGGGTTTTTTGGTTCTGTCCTTTACAGTggacactttttatttttacttcactacatttgagtgcAGGTATGtatactttctactttttttaactggactgaagagtaaaaagttctttacatttgatttgaggggttatttttaccatgtttgtggtaacatcctgattaAAGTTTTCAAATTCAAGTTTCGGCTTtaggtaaaacaaaaattaatacacaaa
The sequence above is drawn from the Periophthalmus magnuspinnatus isolate fPerMag1 chromosome 5, fPerMag1.2.pri, whole genome shotgun sequence genome and encodes:
- the arhgef25b gene encoding rho guanine nucleotide exchange factor 25 isoform X2, with translation MKKGQKKQRDCGCVHLSQKLLGKCGCCFEPVAESYSVAGSDGSMTPSAPQQTSGGSSPCSQSLSGGARSPVNSLKKWLSNPIRKLSVEGRPGSLVKQTSPKEEGQTPTQKHNHTVIIPSTDTMFKDGSSSPVSPSPTQTSAPNYFSDLLQGTAPDSPGHTSLSTLPGENNSPGNDDISNPWSSPADTEEARAAAYEKSLYVLTELIETERLYVEDLGLIVEGYMTAMTNQGIPEEMKGKDRIIFGNIHQIYDWHKDYFLGELEKCVSDPDTLAQLFIKHERRLHMYVVYCQNKPKSEYLVSEFIETFFEDLRQQLGHRLQLNDLLIKPVQRIMKYQLLLKDFLKYYSKAGRNVEQLQRAVEVTCFVPKRCNDMMNVGRLQGFEGKITAQGKLLQQDTFSVTEELEGAVLNRSRERRVFLFEQLVIFSEPIDKKKGLSLTGYTFKNSIKVSCLGVEQLSDEDPCCLVLTSRGTNGTVTRFIMTTPSVEVQRAWRSDVVQILETQRNFLNALQSPIEYQRREGKSCSLGRSSKPQTASASELRPHSSGSMDCHQSLLFYNTSLPTLHPQQHCPANKTISTPCEAHRSLSVSDKMFPAAFSGLPPSGQDTTTSFQEDNFQPGTMHRQQSLDAK
- the arhgef25b gene encoding rho guanine nucleotide exchange factor 25 isoform X1 — protein: MKSLGKVQGRTEQFMGFMTEKVRSLGSSGAQEVSDFTDKLLSDEQDMSMELKFRRKSITTIWRSNTFESYSVAGSDGSMTPSAPQQTSGGSSPCSQSLSGGARSPVNSLKKWLSNPIRKLSVEGRPGSLVKQTSPKEEGQTPTQKHNHTVIIPSTDTMFKDGSSSPVSPSPTQTSAPNYFSDLLQGTAPDSPGHTSLSTLPGENNSPGNDDISNPWSSPADTEEARAAAYEKSLYVLTELIETERLYVEDLGLIVEGYMTAMTNQGIPEEMKGKDRIIFGNIHQIYDWHKDYFLGELEKCVSDPDTLAQLFIKHERRLHMYVVYCQNKPKSEYLVSEFIETFFEDLRQQLGHRLQLNDLLIKPVQRIMKYQLLLKDFLKYYSKAGRNVEQLQRAVEVTCFVPKRCNDMMNVGRLQGFEGKITAQGKLLQQDTFSVTEELEGAVLNRSRERRVFLFEQLVIFSEPIDKKKGLSLTGYTFKNSIKVSCLGVEQLSDEDPCCLVLTSRGTNGTVTRFIMTTPSVEVQRAWRSDVVQILETQRNFLNALQSPIEYQRREGKSCSLGRSSKPQTASASELRPHSSGSMDCHQSLLFYNTSLPTLHPQQHCPANKTISTPCEAHRSLSVSDKMFPAAFSGLPPSGQDTTTSFQEDNFQPGTMHRQQSLDAK